The window GCTTAGATGCTTTCAGCTCTTACCCCGTGCTGCGTAGCTGCCCGGCACATGCCCTCTCGGACAACCGGTACACCAGTGGCAGCCGTTCGTAGTTCCTCTCGTACTATACGAACGTTCTCGTCAGACACCGAACACCCCCAATAGATAGCAGCCGACCTGTCTCACGACGGTCTAAACCCAGCTCACGACCTCCTTTAATAGGCGAACAACCTCACCCTTGCCCGCTTCTGCACGGGCAGGATGGAGGGAACCGACATCGAGGTAGCAAGCCACTCGGTCGATATGTGCTCTTGCGAGTGACGACTCTGTTATCCCTAAGGTAGCTTTTCTGTCGCTTATGGCCCGCATCGGGCGGGCTCATAAGATCGCTAGACCACGCTTTCGCGTCAGCGTCCCTCGTTGTGTAGGACACTGTCAGCTCATCTTTTGCTCTTGCGCTCTTCTCCGAGTCTCCGACTCGGATGAGATGAACTTAGGGCGCGCTCGATATCTTTTCGAGCGCGTACCGCCCCAGTCAAACTGCCCGGCTACCGGTGTCCTCCTCCCGGAGTGAGGGTCACAGTCACTGACGGGTAGTATTTCACTGATGGCTCGGTGGCCCGCTAGCGCGGGTACCTGTGTAACACCTCCTACCTATGCTGCACATCAGCGACCGTGTCCCAGCGACAGCCTGCAGTAAAGCTCTATAGGGTCTTCGCTTCCCCTTGGGGGTCTCCAGACTCCGCACTGGAACGTACAGTTCACCGGGCCCAACGTCGGGACAGTGAGGCTCTCGTTGATCCATTCATGCAAGCCGCTACTGAAGCGGCAAGGTACTACGCTACCTTAAGAGGGTCATAGTTACCCCCGCCGTTAACAGGTCCTTCGTCCCATTGTACTGGGTGTTCAGATACCTGCACTGGGCAGGATTCAGTGACCGTACGAGTCCTTGCGGATTTGCGGTCACCTATGTTGTTATTAGACAGTCGGAGCCTCCGGGTTACTGAGACCTGCCCCATTCCGGGGCAGGCATCCCTTATCGCGAACTTACGGGACCAATTTGCCGAATTCCCTGACGTCGGTTGTCCCCGACAGACCTTGGCTTTCGCCGCCAGAGCACCTGTGTCGGATCTCGGTACGGATATCATACTCGCTTTTTCATGGACCCCAGGTACCATCGAGTTTCCCTATTTCAAGCTTCACTCGCTTCGTGCCATTACGGCTTCCACGGGTTTCCTTGATTCGACCGGGCGATAGCCCGGCTCGATGTTTCCTGAGGCGTCAGCTTTGGGTGTATGATAGCACAGGAATATTAACCTGTTTCCCTTTTGTCCCGCTCGAATTACGACGGGACTTAGGACCGGCTAACCCTCGACTGATGAACATTGTCGAGGAACCCTTGCTCTTTCGGTCGTCGGGATTCTTACCCGACTAACGCTGCTACTATGGCCAGGATTTTCTTCCCTATTCGGTCCACACGATCTCTCGACCGTGCTTCCGCCCGAACAGAGTGCCAACCTACAAGATCACGATGTTACTCGTGCTGCTAGGTCTCGGTGACGAACTTGAGCCCCGATCATTTTGGGCGCTCCAAACCTCGGCCGGTAAGCTGTTACGCTTTTCTTAGAGGGTAGCTGCTTCTAAGCTCACCTCCCGGCTGTCTAGGGCTTGGAACAACCTTCAATCGCACTTAGTTCGTACTTTGGGACCTTAACCAAGCTCTGGGTTGTCTCCCTCACGGTGCACAGGCTTACCCCGCACACCGGATTCCCTGCGTCAGCGGCGTTCGTAGGTTCGGAGTTTGACAGGGGGGCCAACTCCTCTCGGAGTTGGACTCCCCAATCGGTTGCTCTACCCCACGAACTACCTCAGCAGAGGTCATGCTTCGACATGTTTCGGTTGGAACCAGCTGTTGCCGAACTCGATGGGCCTTTCACCCCTATACGAATGTCACGGGAGGGTATTGTAAGACACCAACCCTAACAGGCCTCCACATGGCTTTCGCCATGCTTCACCTTGCACTCGCATAGATCGTCCGGTTTCGGGTCGTGTCCGTTTGACTCCCCGCCCTTGAAGACGGTGGCCCTGGTCGTAAGACTGCGGCCGTATCGGTTTCCCTATGCCTTCCTGGATACTCCAGTTAGACTCGCCAAACAAACACACTCCCTGGCTCGTTTTTCAAAACGTACGACGGAACATCGGCTCCTCTTCAGTCCTACTGCGACCTTGCGGTCGGGTCGTTCATGAAGAGGCCTTTTATGCCCCGTCGCTCCATCGCCACTTGATTTCAGGCCCTATTTCACCCCCCGTTTGAGGGTGCTTTTCAGCGTTCGCTCACGCTACTTGTTCACTATCGGTCTCGGAGAGTACTTAGTCTTGGCCGTCGATGCCGGCCATAGTCACGAGGAATTTCCGATCCCCGCTACTCTGGAACTGACGCACGCCGTACTCGACTGTATTACGGGGCTGTCACCCTGTATCGCGCTCCGTTTCAGGAGACTTCAGACAGACTTTCGGGCGATGAGAGTCAGTCCGAACACCACATTGCCCGTGAGGGCTTCGGTTTGGACTGTGCCGCTTTCACTCGCGGTTACTAACGGCGTCCCGTTCGGTTTCTCTTCCTGTCGGTACTAAGATGTTTCAATTCCCGACGTTCCCCATTGCGCAAAGCAATTGTGAAGGGATTCCCATTAGGAAATCCTGAGTTCTTAGCCTCCGTGCGGCTCCCTCAGGCTTATCGCAGCTTGGCACGTCCTTCTTCGGCTTCCGAGCCGAGCCATCCACCAAGTGGCACAGTAGCCACGTTGATACTCACCACAGAGTGGTGAGAGACTCACCATAGAAATGGTGAGGATTTGGATTTCGCTCATCACGAATGATGAACGAGTCCAGTGGACGCCTGGATTGCACGTACACACGGTCTTCATCGCACGTCCCGTGGGTGACACGGGAGCGTACATCGACCCTTCCCAGCCACGCTTTCGCCGGCTGGTGCATCAGTCGAACTCAACTCATCGTTGCGCCGTCTCCCACTTAAGGGACACGGTTCACGTCCGAGTTGAGAGTAATGGACCCACTGGGATTCGAACCCAGGGCATCCTCCTTGCAAAGGAGGCACTCTACCACTGAGCTATGGGCCCACCTCCGAACTGGAGGTTCGTTAGCCCTGATGGATTGTAAGTGTCCGATTGGGCTCAAGAGAGCCAATCGCCAAAGGTGAGCCAGAGCAACGCTCTGGTCTCGATCGTTGGAGGTGATCCAGCCGCAGATTCCCCTACGGCTACCTTGTTACGACTTAAGCCCCCTTGCGAAGCCCAGATTCGACCACCGCATGGTGGCCTCATCCGGACCTCACTCGGGTGCTTTGACGGGCGGTGTGTGCAAGGAGCAGGGACGTATTCACCGCGCGCTGCTGACACGCGATTACTACCGAATCCAGCTTCATGAGGACGAGTTTCAGTCCTCAATCCGAACTACGATCGAGTTTAGGAGATTAGCTTCACCTTTCGGTGTCGCATCCCATTGTCTCGACCATTGTAGCCCGCGTGTTGCCCAGAACATTCGGGGCATACTGACCTACCGTTGCCCGTTCCTTCCTCCGTGTTAGCCACGGCAGTCTCCCTAATGTACCCAGCCACGACATGCGTGCTGCTGGCAATTAAGGATGCGGGTCTCGCTCGTTGCCTGACTTAACAGGACGCCTCACGGTACGAGCTGACGGCGGCCATGCACCTCCTCTCAGCAGCCTCGGGTAAGGTCATCAACCTGACCGTCATTACTGCTGTCGGTTCTGGTGAGATGTCCGGCGTTGAGTCCAATTAAACCGCAGGCTCCTCCGGTTGTAGTGCTCCCCCGCCAATTCCTTTAAGTTTCATCCTTGCAGACGTACTTCCCAGGCGGCCCGCTTCTCGGCTTCCCTACGGCACAGCGCAGGCTCGTAGCCTGCGCCACACCTAGCGGGCATCGTTTACAGCTAGGACTACCCGGGTATCTAATCCGGTTCGAGACCCTAGCTTTCGTCCCTCACTGTCGGATCCGTCCTCCTGAGGCGCTTTCGCCACCGGTGGTCCGTCCAGGATTACAGGATTTCACTCCTACCCCGGACGTACCCCTCAGGTCTTCCGGTCCCAAGCCACACAGTTTCCGCTGGACGCCTGCTCGTTAAGCGAGCAGATTTCCCAACGGACTTGCGCGGCCAGCTACGGACGCTTTAGGCCCAATAATATCGGTCATCACTTGGGCTGCCGGTATTACCGCGGCGGCTGGCACCGGTCTTGCCCAGCCCTTATTCGTGAACCACCTTACGGTTCACAAAAGCGAGGGCTCTATGCCCTCGCACTCGGAGTTCCCTTATCGCACTGTCGTGCAGTGTAAAGGTTTCGCGCCTGCTGCGCCCCGTAGGGCCCGGAATCTTGTCTCAGATTCCGTCTCCGGGCTCTTGCTCTCACAACCCGTACCGATTATAGGCACGGTGGGCCGTTACCCCACCGTCTACCTAATCGACCGCAGCCGCATCCTGTGGCGCCGTAGCGTTTCCAACTCCACTCCTTCCAGAAGAAGAGTCTTATGAGGAGTTAGCCTCAGTTTCCCGAGATTATTCCTCTCCACAGGGTAGCTTGGCCACGTGTTACTGAGCTATCTGCCGCGAGTATGAACTCGCACAACTAGCATGGCTAAATCGAACTCCGATAGCAATGACCTCCGGCAGGATCAACCGGAATGTGCTGGGATGAACCCAGCTGCTGGAGGTCAAGCCTCCAGCTTGGCGGGAGCACCAAGTAATGGTGCTTCCATTGCAAATGATTGGCTCTAATGAGGCCAATCGGATATCACCAATCCATCAGGGCTAACATCAGATCCCATCTGTACGGCGGACCGCAGGGGTAGGATCCTCATTTTCCTTCGGATCTGTATGTAGGGAGTTTCGGGTATTAAACCCACCGGAACTCCACAGATCCGACCCGTGGAAGCGGGGGACGCTTCCACGCGACGTTCGCATTCCATCCAACGTTCGGGTATTACTTAAGGGCGTTGAATCAGATTCGCCAAAGGCGAATCAACGCCGACCCTCGTTGAATGTAGAACATCAGTGGCGTAGGAGTACTACGCCACCTCGTCGTTCACATTCATTCCGAAGAGGGATAACCACTTAAGGGCATCGTTCTCACCTCGAGGAGGTGAGTGTATGCCGACCCGGAACGTCGAATGCGTGCGTCAGTGGCGTAGGAGTACTACGCCACCTCGTCGTTCGCATTCGTACGAAAGTCCGAGTACCACTTAAGGGTGTTGAATCAAGTTCGTCAGGGACGTTTAGATTCGAACCCAAACAGGTTGGACGGGCGTGCGTCGGTGGCTCCGGGTGACCGGGCCACGTCACGTCGTTCGCATTCAATCCGAGTGCCGGGGTACACTTAACGCCGTCGAACCACCACCCTGTTCGGGAGACGACGACACGGGGAACAGTCTCACAAGACACAGCAAGAGCTCGAAGGGAGAGTCAGCAGAGAATATGGCGCGGGCGGAGGCCGACAGGTCATTCCACGGTCGTCCGTTCGGTCGAGTCGGGTGTTTCCCGCGCGTATATACGTACACGCCGGACGGTGTTAACGACGCGGGTTCCGCGATATGGAGCTACCCGCCCCGCCTCGCACGCACGGGTAGGGAGGGGGCTAGATGTCGTCGACGTGTTCGATGCCTTGCTTCGAGACGTTCGCCTTGGTGATGCGACTGGGCATCCAGTCGGGCGAGTCGTCGGGCGCGTCTTCCTCCCACGCCCAGGCCTCGTAGATGTGTACCTTGTCCGAGCCCTTCTCGCGGAGCCGGATGTCGTGGCGTTTTGCGTTCTGTTCACCGTCAGCGACGTCTTCGAGCCGTCGGGCCGCTTTGAGCGCGGCCTGCCGGGGCGTGTTCCCACTGAAGACGCTGGTCTCGGTACCGTCGACGTCGCGGAGCGCGAAATTCCGTTTACCGTCCTCACGTGCCATGGTTTTGCACCATGCCAACCAAACACAGGCCCTCTCATAAATATATCGGCAAATTCAACCGGAGACGGCCAGGTTCCGGGACGGGCTCGGCGGAAAAGCGGCGGAGCGACCGCGACGAGCGACGACAAGAGGTAAGGGCTTAAGTACGTGCTACAGCGAAGGAGGTGATACAGTAGCTCGATGGTTCGCAAGAAGAAACTCAGCCCGAGTGGCGCGAAAGGCGAGGACGGCGAGTACCACAACGCCCACGTGAACCTCCACGAGGACGAACTCGCCGTCGCCGGCCTCGAAATCGGCGACGAGGTGTTCGTGCGCGTGCGTGAGGACAAGATTATCATCCAGAAAGCGGATCCGGACGAGGTCGAACACGACTTCTGAACCGTGTCCATCTACAGCGCGGTCAAACCGCTATTGTTCCGCCTCCCCGCAGAGACGGCGCACACGACGGTTCACGCCGGGCTGCGCACTCTCCAGCGAACCCCGTTTCTCTCGACAGTCGACGACGCATTGACTGTCGAGTCTTCGCGCTTACGCGTGCGCGCGTTCAAGAACAAGTTCCCGAATCCTATCGGCGTCGCAGCCGGGTTCGACAAGAACGCCGAAATCCCGCGCGCGATCGAGGCACTCGGGTTCGGTCACGTGGAGGTCGGCGGCGTCACGGCCGACCAGCAGGACGGGAACCCGCGTCCCCGCATGTTCCGCTTGCGCGAGGACGAGGCCATCGTGAACCGCATGGGGTTCAACAACGACGGCGCAGACGTGGTGGGTCGGCGGCTCCGCGAACAGTCCCTTCCGGACAGCCCCGTGGGCGTGAACATCGGGAAGTCGAAGGCCGCAGAGGACGCCCCCGCGGACTACCGGTACACGTACGAGCGCGTCGCGGATTCGGGGGATTACTTCGTCGTGAACGTCTCCAGCCCGAACACGCCCGGCCTCCGCGACCTCCAGCACCGCGACCACCTCGAAGCCATCTTCACCGAACTCCTCGACGCGGGCGCGAGCCCCCTCCTGGTGAAGTTCTCCCCCGACCTCTCCCGGGACGCAATCGCGGACGGCGTCGCGCTCGCCGAAGAACTCGGTCTCGACGGCATCGTCGCCGCGAACACCACCACGGAACGCGACGACAGCCTCCGCAGCCCCGCCCGCTTCGAACAGGGCGGCCTCTCCGGAAAGCCCCTCCGAGAGCGCGCGACCTCCCTCGTCCGCTTCGTCGCCGAGCGCACCGACCTCCCCGTCGTCGGCGTGGGCGGCGTGTTCACCGCCGAGGACGCCTACAAGAAGATACGGAACGGCGCGTCCGTCGTCCAGCTCTACACCGGACTCGTCTACCGCGGCCCCACCATCGCCCGCGACATCAACCAGGGCCTCCTCGAACTCCTCGACCGCGACGGCTTCGACACCATCGAAGACGCCGTCGGCGCGAACCTCTAGATGGACTTTTTTCCGACTCGGGTGAGCGCACAGCGCCCACCACTCGTCGCAAAAACCTCCACTAAAAAAGCGCGAACGCTCCGCGTTCGCGGTACGTGACCGCAGCCGGTCTATTCGAGTGCGTCCCGCCGCAACTCGAATCCGGCGACCGGGACTTCCAGGTCGTATTGCACGCACCGTTTTCGTCGGCGGGTTCGCTCACTGCGTTCACGAACCACTTCTCGAAAAACCCTGCACGAAAAATCGCTCGCTCGCGGTCTATTCGAGTGCGTCCCGCCGCAGCTCGAACCCGGCGACCGGGACTTCCAGGTCGTGTTCGACGATGACTTCGGGGTGGAGTTCGCCGATGACGCCCACTTGTTCGCCGTCGATTTCGATGGCGGCGGTGCGGCCGTCGATGAACGACGGGTGGGTGGTGGGCGGGGTTTCGAGGCTGGCGTCGAACGCGCGGCAGAGCGATTGAAGCCGGGATTTCGCGTCCTCGTAGGAGGCGTCGTGGCGCGCGACGACGGCGGCGACCGTATCGCGTTCGGCGACGCCGGTGTTCTCCGCGTCGTCCAGCTCGGCGGCGAACCCGACTTCCCCGAGGTCTTGGGGGTACGCGCGGTGGGTGTTGTTCTCGAGAACCATCAGGAGGCTGGGGAGCGCCCACGTCCGGAGGATCTCGTAGTCCTCGCTGTACGGTTCAGCGATGGTGGCGGCGCGGCCGCCGCCGACCGCGTCGGTGTCCTGGTCGAGACCCATCCGGTCGTAGTTCTCGTCCTCGGCGATCATGTGGAAGTTCAGGAGGCCCTCGAAGCCGAGGCCGGCGAGCGTGTTCCGGACGGCGCGCGCGTGCCGGGAGTCGCTCGTGCGGCCGCCGACGGTACCGACTTCGGGATACCGGGGGACGAGTTCGTTGAAGCCGTGCGCGCGCCCCACGTCGTCCACGATGTCGACGGCGTGCAGCACGTCCACCCGGTACGGCGGGACTTCGACGTCGTAGTCCACGCCGTCTCCCCAGACTTCGGTTTC is drawn from Salarchaeum sp. JOR-1 and contains these coding sequences:
- a CDS encoding non-histone chromosomal MC1 family protein, yielding MAREDGKRNFALRDVDGTETSVFSGNTPRQAALKAARRLEDVADGEQNAKRHDIRLREKGSDKVHIYEAWAWEEDAPDDSPDWMPSRITKANVSKQGIEHVDDI
- a CDS encoding AbrB/MazE/SpoVT family DNA-binding domain-containing protein is translated as MVRKKKLSPSGAKGEDGEYHNAHVNLHEDELAVAGLEIGDEVFVRVREDKIIIQKADPDEVEHDF
- a CDS encoding quinone-dependent dihydroorotate dehydrogenase, with translation MSIYSAVKPLLFRLPAETAHTTVHAGLRTLQRTPFLSTVDDALTVESSRLRVRAFKNKFPNPIGVAAGFDKNAEIPRAIEALGFGHVEVGGVTADQQDGNPRPRMFRLREDEAIVNRMGFNNDGADVVGRRLREQSLPDSPVGVNIGKSKAAEDAPADYRYTYERVADSGDYFVVNVSSPNTPGLRDLQHRDHLEAIFTELLDAGASPLLVKFSPDLSRDAIADGVALAEELGLDGIVAANTTTERDDSLRSPARFEQGGLSGKPLRERATSLVRFVAERTDLPVVGVGGVFTAEDAYKKIRNGASVVQLYTGLVYRGPTIARDINQGLLELLDRDGFDTIEDAVGANL